In one Dermacentor albipictus isolate Rhodes 1998 colony chromosome 4, USDA_Dalb.pri_finalv2, whole genome shotgun sequence genomic region, the following are encoded:
- the LOC135916038 gene encoding peroxiredoxin prdx-2-like, whose protein sequence is MSRVFASVLRRSILCAVASTPRSTGFQTQRFLHVAPRLLAPEVLKPAPPFKGTAVVGNEFKELSLADFSGKYLVLFFYPLDFTFVCPTEIIAFSDRADEFKKLNTEVVAVSIDSHFSHLAWANTPRKNGGLGGVNIPMLSDLNKTISRDYGVLLEGPGVALRGLFIIDPKGIVRQITINDLPVGRSVDETLRLVKAFQFVEKHGEVCPAGWQPDSPTIKPDPKNSQEYFNKVN, encoded by the coding sequence ATGTCGCGTGTGTTCGCCTCGGTGCTTAGGCGTAGCATCTTGTGTGCTGTTGCCAGCACGCCTCGCAGCACCGGCTTCCAGACCCAACGCTTTCTACACGTTGCACCAAGGCTTCTAGCGCCTGAGGTATTAAAACCTGCTCCGCCGTTCAAGGGTACGGCTGTGGTCGGCAACGAATTCAAAGAGCTGTCTCTCGCCGACTTCAGTGGGAAGTACCTTGTCCTCTTTTTCTATCCGCTCGACTTCACTTTCGTGTGCCCGACAGAGATCATAGCCTTCAGCGACCGCGCTGACGAGTTCAAGAAGCTCAACACCGAGGTTGTTGCTGTTTCTATCGACTCTCACTTCTCCCACTTGGCTTGGGCCAATACTCCACGGAAGAATGGCGGCTTGGGTGGCGTGAACATCCCCATGCTATCTGACCTGAACAAGACCATTTCTCGCGACTACGGAGTTTTGTTGGAGGGCCCCGGCGTGGCGCTTCGCGGACTGTTCATCATTGACCCGAAGGGCATCGTGCGACAGATAACCATCAACGACCTTCCTGTGGGACGCTCGGTGGACGAGACGCTGAGGCTGGTTAAGGCATTCCAGTTTGTCGAGAAGCATGGCGAAGTCTGTCCTGCAGGTTGGCAGCCTGACTCGCCTACCATCAAGCCTGACCCCAAGAATTCGCAGGAGTACTTCAACAAAGTTAACTAG